A stretch of Podospora bellae-mahoneyi strain CBS 112042 chromosome 5, whole genome shotgun sequence DNA encodes these proteins:
- a CDS encoding hypothetical protein (BUSCO:EOG09260GR8; antiSMASH:Cluster_3; COG:Z; EggNog:ENOG503NWB0), with protein MADGEEDFSSLPLTDRWVHKVWKVRKQAYEEAAQAFEKTPDEYDPAFRPFIQDPSLWKTAVADSNVAAQQDGLAALCAFLKFGGREGGVRARQHAVTSICEKGLSSTRAATKASAVEALLLFIEIDVPGPVIEEILPVLSNKQPKVVAAALNALTQIFHNYGCKTADPKPVLKILPKVFGHADKNVRAEATGLAVEFYRWLREAMKPMFWGDLKPTQQTDLEAQFEKIKAEGPAKQERLLRSQQAAKERAPAAGGDEYGEEGEEEEEAGEVDAFDLAEPQDVISKVPKDFYDNLASSKWKERKEACEALYAIVNVPRIKDGDFGEITRCLAKCMKDANIAVVTQAAQCIEMLAKGLRKGFAKYRSNVMQPIMERLKEKKVTVADALGAALDAVFLSTNLTECLEDITTFLVHKNPQVKEGTMKFLVRCLRTTREVPSKQEIASIVECAKKLLSEGSEVLRSGGAEILGTIMKIIGERAMNPHLEGLDDIRKTKIKEFFETAEVKAKDKPKPPPPAPAARGPPPKKTLGAKKAPPGLKKASPAAAAPPPEPSPPPAPPAAARPGPAGNKLGKPGLGGLKAPQKRTLSGPAAGAASPRRPAAPRVPSPAFEPEYEEEEPIPASPPPKPRIGLGRGGLAGRSLAKPAAPSAPVPAASPSPTSTFSHMERAELEELRMANERLLKQLDDARHDRSKLTSEIQELKNQNAQLIEDHTRDVLSIKAKETQLVRARSDAEAAEQTNERLRRELDRLKRALSKAEAALNNGGGADSPVSPSLGFRALSPTHDDGGIYRDNALPPSAGRARQSFASTLSEEKENGDGVPHPRKMAPPESRYAGSTASSGRASPARGFRRDISGGDDRDIRNNDSASGSGAYGGYGDRAGSRLGDPPINASGAPATSGMESWRRAAEVTSQLKARIELMKAKAASRPQ; from the exons ATGGctgacggagaagaagactttAGCTCTTTGCCCCTTACAGATCGCTGGGTCCACAAG GTCTGGAAAGTACGAAAACAGGCATACGAGGAGGCTGCCCAGGCATTCGAAAAGACCCCCGACGAGTACGACCCAGCATTCCGACCATTCATCCAAGATCCGAGCTTGTGGAAGACAGCAGTCGCAGACTCCAACGTTGCTGCTCAACAAGATGGCTTGGCTGCCCTCTGCGCATTTCTGAAATTTGGCGGCCGCGAAGGCGGTGTACGAGCCAGACAACATGCTGTCACATCAATTTGCGAGAAGGGCCTGTCCTCCACGAGAGCGGCGACGAAGGCGTCAGCAGTCGAAGCGttgctcctcttcatcgAGATTGATGTTCCCGGCCCGGTGATCGAAGAGATTCTGCCGGTGCTTTCCAACAAGCAACCCAAGGTTGTTGCTGCGGCGCTTAATGCTTTGACCCAGATCTTTCACAACTATGGCTGCAAAACAGCGGATCCCAAACCCGTTCTCAAGATTCTACCCAAGGTGTTTGGCCACGCCGACAAGAATGTGAGAGCAGAGGCGACGGGGTTGGCGGTCGAGTTCTATCGGTGGCTGCGCGAGGCTATGAAGCCAATGTTCTGGGGCGACCTCAAACCAACACAGCAGACAGATCTCGAAGCGCAGtttgagaagatcaaggccgAAGGTCCAGCGAAGCAGGAGCGATTGTTGCGATCACAGCAAGCGGCCAAGGAACGGGCACCTGCGGCAGGTGGTGACGAGtatggagaggagggagaagaggaggaagaggctggtgaggttgacgCTTTTGACCTGGCCGAGCCACAAGACGTCATCAGCAAAGTGCCCAAGGATTTCTACGACAACCTGGCCTCGTCCAagtggaaggagagaaaggaAGCTTGCGAGGCCTTGTATGCTATTGTCAATGTGCCAAGGATCAAGGATGGTGATTTTGGTGAGATCACCCGCTGCTTGGCCAAATGCATGAAGGACGCCAACATTGCGGTCGTCACTCAGGCAGCGCAATGTATCGAAATGCTCGCCAAGGGTCTGCGCAAGGGCTTCGCCAAGTATCGTTCCAACGTCATGCAGCCTATCATGGAGAGAttgaaggaaaagaaggttACGGTTGCTGATGCGCTTGGTGCTGCGCTGGACGCTGTGTTTCTTTCTACCAACTTGACCGAGTGCTTGGAAGATATCACCACATTCCTCGTTCACAAGAACCCCCAGGTCAAGGAGGGAACCATGAAGTTTCTTGTCAGGTGTCTTCGAACAACCAGGGAGGTGCCGAGCAAGCAGGAAATTGCCAGCATCGTTGAATGCGCCAAGAAGCTGCTCTCCGAGGGTAGCGAGGTTCTTCGGTCTGGCGGTGCCGAGATTCTGGGAACCATCATGAAGATCATTGGCGAAAGAGCCATGAACCCCCATCTCGAAGGTCTTGATGATATCCGAAagaccaagatcaaggagttCTTTGAGACGGCCGaagtcaaggccaaggataagccgaagccgccgccgccagctccCGCTGCGCGGGGGCCACCACCCAAGAAGACGTTGGGCGCAAAGAAGGCCCCTCCTGGTCTCAAAAAGGCATCCCCGGCAGCCGCCGCACCGCCGCCAGagccttcacctccacctGCGCCGCCAGCTGCTGCGCGTCCCGGTCCTGCGGGGAACAAGCTCGGGAAGCCAGGGCTCGGGGGTCTCAAGGCACCACAGAAGCGCACTCTCAGTGGTCCTGCCGCCGGCGCTGCTTCACCGCGTAGACCGGCGGCCCCTCGCGTGCCATCACCTGCATTTGAGCCGGAAtacgaagaggaggagcctATTCCcgcttctcccccaccaaagcCGCGCATCGGTTTGGGACGCGGTGGTCTCGCTGGCCGCTCACTCGCCAAACCAGCTGCGCCATCAGCCCCCGTGCCCGCtgcctccccatccccgacCTCTACCTTCTCACACATGGAACgtgccgagctggaggaatTGCGCATGGCCAATGAGCGCTTGCTCAAACAGCTAGATGACGCTCGTCACGACCGGTCCAAGCTGACATCAGAAATTCAGGAGCTCAAGAACCAAAATGCTCAGTTGATTGAGGATCACACGAGAGATGTACTTtccatcaaggccaaggagacaCAGCTGGTGAGAGCTCGCAGTGATGCCGAGGCTGCCGAACAGACAAATGAGCGGCTACGACGCGAGCTGGACCGTTTGAAGAGGGCGCTCAGTAAGGCCGAAGCCGCCCTCAACAATGGTGGGGGCGCAGACAGCCCTGTATCCCCCAGTCTTGGATTCCGGGCTCTGAGCCCAACGCACGATGATGGCGGGATCTACCGTGACAACGCTCTTCCTCCTAGTGCGGGTAGAGCCCGCCAAAGCTTCGCCAGCACCCTtagcgaggagaaggagaacgGCGACGGTGTGCCGCACCCTCGAAAGATGGCTCCCCCAGAGTCCAGGTACGCGGGCAGCACCGCTAGCAGCGGCCGCGCCAGCCCAGCTAGAGGGTTTAGGCGAGACATTTCCGGCGGTGACGACAGAGACATTCGCAATAACGATAGTGCTAGTGGCAGCGGTGCCTATGGCGGATATGGTGACCGGGCGGGGAGCAGGTTGGGCGATCCTCCAATCAATGCTTCTGGTGCTCCCGCGACGTCTGGCATggagagctggagaagagctgCCGAGGTGACGAGCCAGCTGAAGGCCAGGATTGAACTTATGAAG GCAAAGGCAGCGAGCAGACCTCAGTAG
- the LIS1_2 gene encoding Lissencephaly-1 (SMCOG1173:WD-40 repeat-containing protein; EggNog:ENOG503NW2C; COG:Z; antiSMASH:Cluster_3) — MNTNILTTRQAEELHKAIIAYLTANNLSNTASALRSELNLGEDVFDPATAKKYEGLLEKKWTSVVRLQKKIMDLESRNSTLQSELENSTPTSRQNKDPVAWLPKSPARHTLQSHRNPITCVAFHPVFSSLASGSEDQTIKIWDWELGELERTIKGHTKAVLDVDFGGPRGNTLLASCSSDLTIKLWDPSDDYKNIRTLPGHDHSVSAVRFIPSGVAGGTGNLLVSASRDKTLRIWDVSTGYCVKTLRGHAEWVRDVCPSIDGRFILSTSDDYTGRLWDVSIPNPEPKTTLIGHEHVVLCCAIAPAAAYPHLAAMAGIKKPPATSAVEFMATGSRDKTIRLWDARGTCIKILVGHDNWVRGLVFHPGGKYLLSVADDYTLRCWDLTQEGRCVKTIGDAHGHFVQCIRWAPSIVKDVPAVNGEGANGESNGTPRKTAGAAGAGGEAQIRCVIATGSVDLNVRIFAN, encoded by the exons ATGAATACAAACATCCTGACCACCCGTCAGGCTGAGGAGCT ACACAAAGCCATCATCGCCTACCTTACTGCCAACAACCTTTCGAATACCGCGTCGGCTCTGCGATCCGAGCTCAAccttggggaggatgtgttTGATCCAGCAACCGCAAAGAAGTATGAGGGGCTGCTAGAAAAGAAATGGACGAGTGTCGTGCGGTTACAAAAGAAG ATCATGGATCTCGAGTCCCGGAATAGCACTTTGCAATCAGAGCTCGAAAACAGCACCCCCACGTCCCGACAAAATAAAGATCCAGTTGCCTGGCTGCCCAAATCTCCAGCCCGCCACACGCTGCAATCCCACCGAAATCCAATCACATGCGTCGCCTTCCACCCAGTATTCTCATCACTGGCTTCCGGCTCGGAGGACCAAACCATCAAGATTTGGGACTGGGAGCTGGGCGAGCTCGAAAGGACGATCAAAGGCCATACCAAAGCTGTGCTCGATGTCGATTTCGGCGGACCTAGGGGAAACACCTTGCTTGCCTCGTGCAGCTCAGACTTGACCATCAAGCTCTGGGACCCATCAGACGACTACAAGAATATCCGAACGCTCCCTGGTCACGACCACAGCGTCAGCGCAGTTCGATTCATCCCGTCAGGGGTAGCAGGTGGTACCGGCAACCTCCTTGTCAGCGCGAGTCGAGACAAGACGTTGAGGATATGGGATGTGAGCACAGGCTATTGCGTAAAGACTCTTCGAGGACACGCCGAATGGGTCCGTGATGTCTGCCCATCCATTGACGGGAGGTTCATCTTGTCGACGAGTGACGATTATACCGGCCGATTGTGGGACGTCTCGATACCGAACCCGGAGCCGAAGACCACACTGATCGGACACGAGCACGTTGTGTTATGTTGCGCCATTGCTCCTGCGGCTGCTTATCCACATCTTGCCGCCATGGCAGGGATCAAGAAGCCACCAGCAACGAGTGCCGTAGAGTTCATGGCGACCGGCTCAAGAGACAAAACGATTCGGCTGTGGGATGCGAGAGGGACGTGTATCAAGATATTGGTGGGCCACGACAACTGGGTGCGGGGCCTTGTCTTCCACCCTGGTGGAAAATACTTGTTGTCGGTGGCTGATGATTATACGTTGCGGTGCTGGGATCTGACCCAGGAGGGTAGATGTGTCAAGACGATAGGGGACGCACACGGGCATTTCGTGCAGTGTATCCGGTGGGCGCCTTCGATCGTCAAGGATGTCCCGGCGGTCAATGGTGAGGGCGCCAATGGTGAATCGAACGGGACACCAAGGAAAACAGCGGGGGCTGCTGGTGCGGGTGGTGAGGCGCAGATTCGGTGTGTCATTGCGACGGGGAGTGTTGATTTGAACGTGAGGATTTTTGCCAACTGA
- a CDS encoding hypothetical protein (EggNog:ENOG503NXHX; antiSMASH:Cluster_3; COG:S): MPRDAERTEAAGGGYTRFTRVRGVSYCRLLLVVSTFCLLGPYSQLLRVAIPFCEQLGGFINHRHRPQLSPLLPPLKFKKDGSFQLSIFSDLHFGENAWEPWGPKQDLASLGVINSVLDREPETDFVVLNGDIITGENVYLDNGTQYIDTIAETLARRDITWGSTYGNHDSDCRLSPTALFEREKRYKGSRTARMVRGREQGVGVTNYYLEVQGLDARVEMVLWFFDSRGGFVSQEEGGGNRRKGRENWVSKEVVRWFREMSGRLKRENGGRSLPGLGFVHIPTGAFWEAQKRGIDGKKQPGINGDQPVNRQGEGWCEDGMEGCEYGGQDEGFMEAVMEEGLLGLFVGHDHGDTWCSDYEKGGRRVYLCFGQHTGYGGYGSWIRGSRQVWVSIEGLRLREMDTWVRLESGKVVGRVRLNETFGRDEYEVVEDERTHLPVDEEN, translated from the exons ATGCCGCGAGACGCTGAAAGGACGGaagctgctggtggtggttacaCGAGGTTTACGAGGGTCAGAGGGGTATCGTATTGCCGACTTCTGTTGGTCGTGTCGACATTTTGTCTACTCGGTCCTTATTCACAGCTCCTTCGTGTAGCAATCCCATTTTGCGAACAGCTTGGCGGCTTCATCAATCATCGCCATCGACCGCAACTCAGTCCCCTCCTGCCGCCGCTTAAGTTCAAAAAAGACGGCAGCTTCCAACTGAGCATCTTTTCAGATTTGCATTTTGGCGAGA ACGCCTGGGAACCCTGGGGTCCCAAACAagacctcgcctccctcggcGTGATAAACTCTGTTTTGGACAGAGAACCAGAGACGGATTTTGTGGTGCTGAATGGTGATATCATCACGGGGGAGAATGTTTATCTCGACAACGGCACCCAGTATATTGACACAATCGCCGAGACGTTGGCAAGGAGAGATATTACGTGGGGGAGTACGTACGGGAATCACGACTCGGACTGCAGGCTGTCGCCCACGGCGCTGTTTGAGCGAGAGAAGAGGTACAAAGGTAGTAGAACGGCGAGGATGGTAAGGGGCAGAGAgcagggggtgggggtgacGAATTATTATTTGGAGGTGCAAGGGCTGGatgcgagggtggagatggtgttgtggtttTTTGATAGCAGAGGTGGTTTTGTTTcccaggaggagggaggtggaaataggaggaaggggagggaaaatTGGGTTAGCAAGGAAGTGGTGAGGTGGTTTAGGGAGATGAGCGGGAGGCTGAAGAGAGAgaatggggggaggagtttgccggggttggggtttgtgcATATCCCTACTGGGGCTTTTTGGGAGGCTCAGAAAAGGGGGATAGACGGGAAGAAGCAGCCTGGAATTAATGGGGATCAGCCGGTTAACCGacaaggggaggggtggtgtgaagatgggatggagggtTGCGAGTATGGGGGGCAGGATGAGGGGTTTatggaggcggtgatggaggaggggttgttggggttgtttgtgGGGCATGATCATGGGGATACGTGGTGTTCGGATTATGAAAAGGGGGGCAGGAGGGTTTATTTGTGTTTTGGGCAGCATACGGGTTATGGGGGGTATGGGAGTTGGATTAGGGGATCAAGGCAGGTGTGGGTTTCGATTGAGGGGTTGAGATTGCGGGAGATGGATACGTGGGTTAGGCTGGAGagtgggaaggtggtggggagagtgAGGTTGAATGAGACTTTTGGGAGGGATGAGtatgaggttgtggaggatgagaggacACATTTGCcggttgatgaggagaatTAA
- a CDS encoding hypothetical protein (COG:O; EggNog:ENOG503NYZ8), with amino-acid sequence MAKLTLLTLLGLLTPTALSLRPSPGCGKTPALVTSSSTTTPLRITSNNKQREFFVRLPQNYNSSTPHRLIFTLHALGGTAQQVIAGQGGYLPYYGLPPLANSSTTPTVFVIPNGLNNGWQNSNGEDVTFLRSVLSTVESDLCVDQDLRFSTGFSYGAAMSYSLACSLGREIRAVAALSGNPQISGCAAGSEPVAYYGQHGTTDNVLPLAQARQMRDRFLKNNGCAVQAEPPVPAAGSQGKVKTVYTGCLPDKPVTFVVFDGGHVPTPRETGESETFAHKETWEFFSQFT; translated from the coding sequence ATGGCCaaactcaccctcctcaccctcctaGGTCTGCTGACCCCAACAGCCCTCTCTctccgcccctcccccggctGCGGCAAAACCCCCGCCCTCgtaacctcctcctccaccaccacccccctccgaataacctccaacaacaaacaacgCGAATTCTTCGtccgcctcccccaaaacTACAACTCCTCGACCCCCCACCGCCTAATCTTCACTCTCCACGCCCTAGGCGGCACAGCCCAACAAGTCATCGCCGGCCAAGGGGGCTACCTCCCCTATTACGGCCTCCCCCCCCtagccaactcctccaccaccccaacagtCTTCGTAATCCCCAACGGCCTCAACAACGGGTGGCAAAACTCCAACGGCGAGGACGTCACCTTCCTCCGCTCCGTCCTCTCCACCGTCGAGTCAGACCTCTGCGTCGACCAGGACCTCCGTTTCTCCACCGGCTTCTCCTACGGCGCCGCAATGTCCTACTCGCTCGCCTGCTCGCTCGGGAGGGAGATCAGGGCCGTGGCCGCGCTGAGCGGGAACCCCCAGATCAGCGGGTGTGCCGCCGGCTCCGAGCCCGTCGCCTACTACGGCCAGCACGGGACGACGGACAACGTCTTGCCTCTGGCCCAGGCGAGGCAGATGAGGGATCGTTTCCTGAAAAATAACGGTTGCGCCGTCCAGGCTGAGCCGCCCGTCCCGGCGGCGGGGAGCCAGGGGAAGGTCAAGACGGTGTATACCGGTTGTTTGCCCGACAAGCCCGTCACGTTTGTCGTTTTTGACGGGGGCCATGTTCCCACCCCCAGGGAGACAGGCGAGAGCGAGACTTTTGCGCACAAGGAGACTTGGGAGTTCTTTAGTCAGTTTACCTGA
- a CDS encoding hypothetical protein (EggNog:ENOG503NUA9; antiSMASH:Cluster_3; COG:S) yields the protein MASTDDAPPVTTTATSAPSPPAASPSPAPEGKLSGKSSPKSGAGSPRNLDDALDPLNGEHWTQHPVEDDSDSVLDSILSSTASLSSSIFEYRNINGRTFHSDKTNAEYWGPNDDKQLQSQDIIHHCLTLVLEGRLYLAPIDAGKISKVLDVGTGGGLWAIDFADLHPNLEVTGTDISPVQPSWVPPNVRFEIEDATLPWTFRENSFDFVHMRYLFGSIPDWDAIFEQAYAATKPGGWIESFEADANLYSEDGTVTEDSPMGTWTKVFKEAKKKFGRTFFPIEEDVQRRGIEKAGFVNITVKDIKVPMTGFPKDPKLKEIGQYSHLAIEQDLEGMVLYIFGEVMGWSVVEIHAFLAHFRKQMRNKNCHPLFPIRIVYAQKPEKKKD from the exons ATGGCCTCCACCGACGACGCTCCACCTgttaccaccaccgcaacatcggcgccatcaccaccagctgcttccccatccccggcGCCGGAGGGGAAATTGTCGGGGAAGAGCTCACCCAAATCTGGGGCGGGTTCGCCGAGGAATTTGGATGATGCGCTTGATCCGCTGAATGGGGAGCACTGGACTCAGCAC CCCGTTGAAGACGACAGCGACTCGGTCCTTGACAGCATTCTGAGTTCCACCGCGAGTCTGTCCTCGAGTATATTTGAATACCGCAACATCAACGGCCGGACGTTCCACAGCGACAAGACCAACGCCGAGTACTGGGGCCCGAACGATGACAAGCAGCTGCAGAGCCAGGATATCATCCACCACTGCCTGACGCTTgtgctggaggggaggttgtaTCTGGCGCCGATTGACGCGGGGAAGATTAGCAAGGTTTTGGACGTGGGCACTGGAGGGGGCTTGTGGGCCAT tGACTTTGCGGACCTGCACCCCAACCTGGAGGTGACGGGGACGGACATCTCCCCTGTGCAACCCTCGTGGGTGCCCCCCAATGTGAGATTCGAGATTGAGGACGCGACGCTGCCGTGGACGTTCAGGGAGAATTCCTTTGACTTTGTGCACATGAGGTATTTGTTTGGCTCGATTCCGGACTGGGATGCGATTTTTGAGCAGGCTTATGCGGCGACGAAGCCGGGGGGGTGGATTGAGAGTTTTGAGGCGGATGCAAATCTGTACTCGGAAGATGGGACGGTCACGGAGGACTCGCCGATGGGGACGTGGACCAAAGTGttcaaggaggccaagaagaagttTGGGAGGACGTTCTTCCCTATCGAGGAGGACGTGCAGAGGAGAGGCATTGAGAAGGCTGGGTTTGTTAACATAACTGTGAAGGATATCAAG GTGCCGATGACGGGATTCCCGAAGGACCCGAAGCTGAAGGAGATTGGGCAGTATAGCCATTTGGCTATTGAGCAGGACTTGGAAG GCATGGTGCTCTACATTTTTGGAGAAGTCATGGGCTGGTCCGTGGTGGAGATCCACGCTTTCCTGGCTCACTTCCGTAAGCAGATGAGAAACAAGAACTGCCATCCCTTGTTTCCGATCAGGATTGTGTACGCCCAGAAgccagagaagaagaaggactgA
- a CDS encoding hypothetical protein (COG:S; EggNog:ENOG503P10B): protein MLTFCSNTDSNNYLRGRKGGEGDGLCNPAWHDTVARLHFWETIPVDLLNNLRGVVFLSCAFAFDCVACPDHEPEIETMTSNTPNSGEPFVPTKLIKHFQANHTTRDAQTSGWSALWDSQQNDLWDRGKPSPALIDLIESAPWPSRERRRPKALVPGCGKGYDVVMLALHGFDVYGLEVSPTGVETARAYAAKQLDAPLAHNYGEGNQEKYPKDQRGEVTFMAGDFFKRDWEGKCVREGETFEGFDLIYDYTFLCALLPEMRQDWGRRMGELLGPQPAKLVCLEFPLYKDLKLPGPPWALREGIYYDVLAGGGTGVFDNDEAAQSALQRPNKGPLERVARIRPSRTYPQGEGTDHLGIWQVKSW from the exons ATGTTGACTTTTTGTTCGAACACTGACTCTAACAATTATCTCAGGGGtagaaaagggggagaaggagatggcttATGTAACCCAGCTTGGCATGACACGGTTGCTAGGCTCCACTTTTGGGAAACTATTCCCGTGGACCTGTTGAATAATTTGAGAGGGGTTGTCTTTTTGTCCTGCGCCTTTGCCTTTGATTGTGTTGCTTGCCCTGACCACGAACCAGAAATCGAAACCATGACTTCTAACACACCAAACTCCGGGGAACCATTTGTTCCcaccaagctcatcaagcaTTTTCAGGCGAATCACACAACCCGAGACGCCCAGACCAGTGGGTGGTCGGCGTTGTGGGACTCGCAGCAGAACGATCTCTGGGACAGGGGGAAGCCATCGCCTGCCCTTATTGACTTGATCGAGTCTGCTCCATGGCCGTCGCGTGAGCGAAGGAGGCCAAAGGCGTTGGTGCCG GGCTGCGGAAAAGGCTATGACGTCGTGATGCTGGCCCTGCATGGGTTCGATGTGTACGGGCTTGAGGTCTCACCGACCGGTGTCGAGACTGCGAGGGCTTATGCCGCGAAGCAACTAGATGCACCCCTTGCACACAACTATGGAGAGGGGAATCAAGAAAAGTACCCGAAGGATCAGCGGGGAGAGGTAACATTTATGGCTGGTGACTTTTTCAAGCGCGACTGGGAGGGCAAGTGTGTGCGCGAGGGGGAGACCTTTGAGGGTTTTGATCTTATCTATGATTACACT TTCTTATGTGCTCTCCTCCCGGAGATGCGTCAAGACTGGGGCCGTCGAATGGGAGAATTGCTCGGACCTCAACCTGCAAAGCTGGTTTGCCTCGAATTTCCCCTCTACAAAGACCTCAAGCTTCCTGGTCCACCATGGGCCTTGAGAGAAGGAATCTATTACGATGTGTTGGCTGGCGGTGGGACCGGGGTTTTTGATAATGATGAAGCAGCCCAATCGGCCCTGCAACGGCCCAACAAGGGACCGCTGGAGCGAGTGGCCCGCATCAGGCCTTCGCGGACGTATCCGCAAGGAGAAGGAACTGATCATCTGGGCATCTGGCAGGTCAAAAGCTGGTAA
- a CDS encoding hypothetical protein (EggNog:ENOG503PF5H; antiSMASH:Cluster_3): MRTSSPIFLLLGAALASPNVIDDFVGQGQIHVLNSSSYVSADPATDTIGCLTASGLLSKSNCATFTRTESYPYMLVSSRGVCTFNDKSMPNNKDSYYGKNTYAWHCLEGAEAGIDGERYYTIQGFKHPYLCNGNLGCYYDIPDAPESDDDSGDSFSVQEVGKTKAVQPVWQFFWGAHQMGITPGHLQVLWLWVPVKGKEKRDDGEQRRLAQ; encoded by the exons ATGagaacctcatcaccaatcttcctcctcttgggAGCAGCACTCGCATCCCCAAACGTAATAGACGACTTTGTCGGCCAAGGCCAAATTCACGTCCTCAACTCGAGCTCCTACGTCTCGGCCGACCCGGCAACAGACACCATCGGCTGTCTGACCGCGTCGGGATTGCTGTCCAAATCCAACTGCGCCACATTCACACGGACGGAAAGCTACCCCTACATGCTCGTCTCGTCAAGGGGCGTCTGTACGTTCAACGACAAGAGCATGCCCAACAACAAGGACAGCTACTACGGCAAGAACACGTACGCGTGGCACTGCCTCGAGGGGGCCGAGGCCGGgattgatggggagaggtaTTATACTATT CAAGGATTCAAACACCCATACCTCTGCAACGGGAACCTGGGGTGCTACTACGACATCCCGGATGCTCCGGAAAGTGATGACGATAGCGGGGATAGTTTCTCGGTTCAGGAGGTGGGCAAGACGAAGGCTGTGCAGCCAGTGTGGCAGTTCTTTTGGGGAGCCCATCAGATGGGGATCACGCCGGGGCATTTGCAGGTGTTGTGGCTTTGGGTGCCGGTtaaggggaaggagaagagagatgatggggagcAGCGGAGGTTGGCTCAATAG